The DNA sequence TACACCAGTTGAAATGATACGTACTAAAGAAGCTGAGTTTAAAGAGCAAGAGTTAAACGGTGCAAGTGACGAGCAACTAATTCAGGCCATGGTCAATACACCAAAACTAGTAGAGCGCCCAATAGTATCAGACGGTGACAAAGCAATTATTGGCCGTCCGCCAGAAAATGTCTTTTCGCTATTTAACCAATAAATTCGAGTTGTTCAATGTCTAAACAAAGAATATCGACAACTAACCTAAGAAAAATAGCCTTAACTGGCTATTTTTCTTTATTAGTTTATATGCCGCTGTGGCTGTTAGTAATCAATCCAAGTACCAGCTTAAGTACAACCACCACCTTAGCATTATTTACGCTACCGCTGCTTTTTCCACTGAAAGGTTTATTACAAGGTAACCCTTATACTTACGCCTGGTCTAACTTTATCGTGCTTATCTATTTTCTGCACAGCTTAACAACATTGTGGGTATCACCAGCTGATAGGATCTGGGCTTTACTAGAGCTAATTTTTGCCTCAGCCATGTTTTTAGGCGCAACCTATTATGCCAAGTATCGCGGCCAAGAATTAGGGCTTAGCATTCGTAAAAAGAAAGACGCCAAAAAGAGTTAATTAGTCATATAGCTAAAAATTGTATAAAGTAGAGAGGCTCGGTAATGATTATTTAAGGACTTATTTATTATGCGACTCACCCTCTCTACTCTAACCATAGCAATGTGCTTAGCATTAAGTGCATGCGGTGGTGGCTCAGACTCCAGCAATGAAGATTTAGGCCAATTGCCAGGCACTAATAGTGGCTCAATTGTTCAAGTAGAAGACACGTTAAATATCAACCAAGGCGTTGAATTAGCGTTATATTATCCAAATGATACCTTAAGTAATATTCACTGGCAGCAAACAGCTGGTCAGCCAATAAACTTAGTAGCCCAAAACACTAAAGTACTCGCTTTCACACCTGAAACTGCTGGTGACTATAGCTTTAGCGTGAGCTTTTCTGTGAACGGCGGCGCATTACAAACGCTTGAGCAAGACATCACAGTAAATGAGCAAGATAACGGTATTACCGCACGTTTAGGCCATGCAGTCCTCTCAGAAAACAAGGTCTCTTTAAGAGCTAGCCTAAACAATATCACCCCTATTGGTAACACAACTTGGCAGCAACTTTCCGGACCAAAAATAGACTTTTCTGATCATAGTGATGATTGGTCTGTGGTTTATTTTGACGCACCTAAGGTGTCAACAGATACATTAATTACCTTTGAGGTCAGCAGCACAGATACAAACAACACTTATACTGACTCTGTCACCATACTTGTTGAAAAAGCTGATGCAATCAGTAGTAGCGCTCTATTTGACGAGCGTGTTGCCCGTGTTTCTCCTTACAATAACAATAGCCCTTATGCTAATGATATAGTGCACTGCGTTTATGCAAATACCTTGATTGACCCTTGCACATTAAACACCTTGCCTTTAATTGCTGAAGAAACTAAAGGCAGCTCAGAAAGCCCAAGCGTTGAAGATATTATGAATCGCGTAGTTGTCTCACACCAGTGGATGGGCGATCGCTTTAAGCATTTTATTGAAAACTATGATGAGCACAATGACTTTAAAAATCTACTTAGAGCCACCACAGCTATTGTTATTTCCTATGACGTAAGACCTTCCTTTTATTGGGCAGCAACCGGGGCAATTTATTTAGATGCAGAAAATTTTTGGCTAAACCCACAAGAGCGTGACACCATCAACGAAGCGCCTGATTACCGCTCTGATTTTGGCAAAGACTTAAACTTTGTTATGCCATGGCGTTATGTAAAAGATAACGATTACGCTAGCCGCTCATTTAGCCGCAATATTCGCACAACAAGAACCGAAGAAGATGGCTTATATCGCTTAACCAGCTTAATGTATCATGAGCTTGCTCATGCTAATGACTTTTTCCCAAGTACCCAGTGGTATAGTCACTCAGGTAGTACTAGCATTTATAACGCTGCCGTTGGCAGTGACACCGAATCAGACAAATTAACCGATGCCTACCCTCTTAATAGTAATGAGATGAATAGCTTAGCCAAGGTAAGTTTTCGTGGTGAAACAGCAACATCAACACAAGTAAACTATCAACCGAGTGACGTTGAAGGCTTCTTTAGTACAGATAGCGCTAATGATTATTACAACTACTCAAGTACCCGAGAAGATTATGCAATGTTATTTGAAGAATTAATGATGAAATCTCGTTATGGTGTCGTTCGTGATGTTGCCATCACCAACAAGCCAAGTGGTGATAATGTCACCGCACTTGATTACATTGTTACTTGGGGTCAACGCGGCCGCATTGGTGAAGAAGACATAAAGCCTCGGGTAAATTTTGCTGCCAAACGCATTTTACCTGAATTTGACAGTGATAGCGCCATTGCAACCTTAGCTGCGCCAATCCCTATGATCTCAGGTGACAACTGGCTTGATAATTTAAACATTAGCCCGAGCAACGCCAATATAAATAACGCTAGTCCGCAATTTAGCGCCTTTATTAAAGCACCAATTACCGTGCCCGACATGAGAAGTGACGTAACACGTTACTATCATAAGGCACTACCGAAGAAATAGCTGAAAAGCCTGTGCTAAATATCACTAGCCTCTGGCTAGCATACGAAAGCTAATTGATATTTAGCACTTGTTTTATAAAAGGAATGGTTATTCTTCTTTGCGCTCGAATAGACGCTTTATCTAGCGTATCGAGCGCCTTTAATAGACTCGACATATCCCGACTAGCACGATTAAGTAAAAATCGCACCGCTTCATCCGATAATAATAAACCACGTTGCCCTGCTCGATATTGCAACGCAAGTACCTTTTCATCATCACACAAAGGCTTTATTTGCTCGGTATAACCCCAAGAAAGTCGCGACACTAAATCAGGTAAAGTAATACCAAGTTGATGAGCCGTTTCATCGCCGGTAATAATCAGATAGTTGTTTTGCTCTAGCACCCGATTAAATAAATCAAAAATAGCCTGTTGCCACTTTTCATCGCCTGCAATAAGGCCGATATCATCTAGGCAAATTAAATCCATTTGCTCTAAACCATCCAGTACTTCAACGGGCAAATGTTTTAACTCCGCACAAGATAAGCACACTGATGACTTACCTAACTGAGCGGCAAAGTTACTACTTGCATGGAGCAAATGTGATTTACCAACCCCAGCTAACCCGAACAAGAAAAAGCTATGGGGTAATTCACCAAAAAGCGCTAATGACTCTTCTTCGGTGTTATCCACCAGTTGTAGTTGATCTTGCCTGACAAAATCTTGTAATTGACCTGTAACAACACTATTGGCTTCACTCCTAAAGCTATCAAAAGTTTCATCATCAGGTAATTGCACTGATAACCCTAACTGAGATGCCTGCATTATTGTTGACCCCAATAAAATACAGGAATCGCGTCTACATCCACTTCTGCTAGTGGGTCAATATACTGCTTAAGCTGTTTATTTAACTGCAATGATGCCATAAACGCCGCCTTTGAACCTAAAAGCTGCAATCTAAACTGCATCGATGTACCTTGTGCTGAGGTTAAGGTTACGGCATTCACCGCAGATAACTCCGATAAAAACGTAAATATTTCTTTATAACTTTTAAGGGAGTCAACATTAGCAACTTCCAGTACAAACTCATTACTATTCGTTGCTGATAAAGCATAGTGCTTATAAATTAATTCGGTAATATCCGCCAAGCCCTGATTTACTAAAGCAGCTTTGTTACTGCCTTGGTATTGAGAAGTAAAGCGCTGCGACTGGGCAAATAAAGTCCAATCTAGATGATAACGCTGCTCGGTTTGCTGTTCTACACACAATAAACCACAGTTACTGTTATCATCTTCTCTAGTGCTATCAGCATCCTCTGCTAAAGTATCATCTTGGGCTAATAAACTTGAATTTGATAAACGCATCACCACGATCGCTTCAGCAAAATAGCGCATTGAGGCAGTACGAATAGGCTGTTCAAAACGCCCCCAAACATCACTTAAACTGACTTGTGTGGCATCAGTTAAATCCATTAACGGCATCACTAAGGGTAAGCCCCTTAATGATGAAAAATCATTAACTACCTCAGGCAGTGACGACGAGCTTGAGTTAGCCATAATTTCTCGAGTTAATCCCTGCTCATCAATAAGCCACAATAACACCTGTGGTCTTAAGCGCCCCCAAAGTGGTAGTTGCGCTTGTTGAAACAAGGCATTAACCTTATCTTCATTAAAACTTGCTAATAAATACAGCTGTTGCTGCTTGGTGTGATAACGATACTTAGTAATATAATTGTTGTAGTTGCTTACCGCTGTTTTCAATACCTCATTATCAAGTACGCTTTGCTCACCGCCCACCTTTAACATTACCGCCTGTAACGCTTTTTCGCTTGCTTCGCGGCGTAATTTACTTGATTGCGAGTCAACCGGAACGCTGGCTTGATATAAGTCATTTACTTCAACCGCTGCCACTTGAATACAAACAGCAGAATAAGCGACAAAACAAAGAGCAATGAGATATTTGTGCATAGAAGATAAAAAATAGTAAAACGCTAATAATTTTGTGAAAAAGATATTATCACAATGTTAGCCATTTGACCGCCCTCTTTTATAATCACTAAGATAAAAATCTTTGCCAAAGCCAGAATCTAAATAACTTATTAAAGATAGCCACGAGTCTTTCTTGAGTATGCGTGGTAGCACTGATAGAATACGCCCCTTTAAATACTGTCGGTAATTTCTGAGGTTTCCCCGTGAGCGAACAAAAACAGTCGTTGAGCTATAAAGATGCTGGTGTTGATATTGATGCTGGTAACGCCCTAGTAGAAAACATTAAAGGTGCGGTAAAACGTACTACCCGTCCTGAAGTAATGGGTGGTTTAGGTGGTTTTGGCTCAGTATGCCAATTACCGACAGGTTACAAAGAGCCTGTATTAGTAGCGGGTACTGACGGTGTTGGTACTAAATTACGTCTTGCTATCGATTTAGCTAAACACGATACCGTAGGTATCGATTTAGTTGCTATGTGTGTAAACGATCTTATCGTTCAAGGTGCAGAGCCATTATTTTTCTTAGATTACTATGCAACCGCTAAATTAGATGTCGACGTTGCTTCATCTGTTGTTGAAGGTATTGCTGAAGGTTGTATTCAATCTGGTTGTGCCTTAGTAGGTGGTGAAACTGCTGAAATGCCAGGCATGTATCATCAAGGCGACTATGATATTGCAGGTTTTTGTGTTGGTGTCGCAGAAAAGTCACGTTTACTTGACGGCAGCAGCGTAGCAGAAGGTGACCAACTTATCGCATTAGGCGCTTCAGGTCCTCATTCAAATGGCTTCTCACTTATTCGTAAAGTATTGGAAGTAAACAATACCGATACAAGCGAACTGCTTGATGGTAAAGCGATTAGCGATCACTTATTAGAGCCAACTAAAATTTATGTTAAATCAGTATTAGCTTTATTAAAAGACGTTGATGTACACGCGTTATCGCACATTACTGGTGGCGGTTTCTGGGAAAACATTCCACGTGTATTACCTGAATCAGCGCAAGCGGTAATTAAAGGTGATAGCTGGCAATGGCCTAGCATTTTCAACTGGTTACAAGAAAAAGGTAACATTACCGAGCATGAAATGTACCGTACCTTTAACTGTGGTGTTGGTATGATCATCGCAGTACCTGCAGATAAAGTTGAACAAAGTATTGAAATTTTAACTGCACACGGTGAAAAAGCATGGCACATTGGTGAAATCGCCAATAAAGCAGATGATGCCGAACAAGTAGTCTTTG is a window from the Litorilituus sediminis genome containing:
- the arsC gene encoding arsenate reductase (glutaredoxin) (This arsenate reductase requires both glutathione and glutaredoxin to convert arsenate to arsenite, after which the efflux transporter formed by ArsA and ArsB can extrude the arsenite from the cell, providing resistance.), translating into MLTIYHNPRCSKSRQTLALLEEKANEHKQEFTIVEYLKTPLNQGQIEQLLVQLNCTPVEMIRTKEAEFKEQELNGASDEQLIQAMVNTPKLVERPIVSDGDKAIIGRPPENVFSLFNQ
- a CDS encoding DUF2069 domain-containing protein encodes the protein MSKQRISTTNLRKIALTGYFSLLVYMPLWLLVINPSTSLSTTTTLALFTLPLLFPLKGLLQGNPYTYAWSNFIVLIYFLHSLTTLWVSPADRIWALLELIFASAMFLGATYYAKYRGQELGLSIRKKKDAKKS
- the hda gene encoding DnaA regulatory inactivator Hda — protein: MQASQLGLSVQLPDDETFDSFRSEANSVVTGQLQDFVRQDQLQLVDNTEEESLALFGELPHSFFLFGLAGVGKSHLLHASSNFAAQLGKSSVCLSCAELKHLPVEVLDGLEQMDLICLDDIGLIAGDEKWQQAIFDLFNRVLEQNNYLIITGDETAHQLGITLPDLVSRLSWGYTEQIKPLCDDEKVLALQYRAGQRGLLLSDEAVRFLLNRASRDMSSLLKALDTLDKASIRAQRRITIPFIKQVLNIN
- a CDS encoding DUF2066 domain-containing protein — its product is MHKYLIALCFVAYSAVCIQVAAVEVNDLYQASVPVDSQSSKLRREASEKALQAVMLKVGGEQSVLDNEVLKTAVSNYNNYITKYRYHTKQQQLYLLASFNEDKVNALFQQAQLPLWGRLRPQVLLWLIDEQGLTREIMANSSSSSLPEVVNDFSSLRGLPLVMPLMDLTDATQVSLSDVWGRFEQPIRTASMRYFAEAIVVMRLSNSSLLAQDDTLAEDADSTREDDNSNCGLLCVEQQTEQRYHLDWTLFAQSQRFTSQYQGSNKAALVNQGLADITELIYKHYALSATNSNEFVLEVANVDSLKSYKEIFTFLSELSAVNAVTLTSAQGTSMQFRLQLLGSKAAFMASLQLNKQLKQYIDPLAEVDVDAIPVFYWGQQ
- the purM gene encoding phosphoribosylformylglycinamidine cyclo-ligase, translating into MSEQKQSLSYKDAGVDIDAGNALVENIKGAVKRTTRPEVMGGLGGFGSVCQLPTGYKEPVLVAGTDGVGTKLRLAIDLAKHDTVGIDLVAMCVNDLIVQGAEPLFFLDYYATAKLDVDVASSVVEGIAEGCIQSGCALVGGETAEMPGMYHQGDYDIAGFCVGVAEKSRLLDGSSVAEGDQLIALGASGPHSNGFSLIRKVLEVNNTDTSELLDGKAISDHLLEPTKIYVKSVLALLKDVDVHALSHITGGGFWENIPRVLPESAQAVIKGDSWQWPSIFNWLQEKGNITEHEMYRTFNCGVGMIIAVPADKVEQSIEILTAHGEKAWHIGEIANKADDAEQVVFA